A genomic segment from Peromyscus maniculatus bairdii isolate BWxNUB_F1_BW_parent chromosome 11, HU_Pman_BW_mat_3.1, whole genome shotgun sequence encodes:
- the Klhdc8a gene encoding kelch domain-containing protein 8A: MEVPNVKDFQWKRLAPLPSRRVYCSLLETGGQVYAIGGCDDNGVPMDCFEVYSPEADQWTSLPSLPTARAGVAVTALGKRIMVIGGVGTNQLPLKVVEMYNIDEGKWKKRSVLREAAMGITVTAKDYRVYAAGGMGLDLRPHNYLQHYDMLKDMWVSLAPMPTPRYAATSFLRGSKIYVLGGRQSKYAVNAFEVFDIESRSWTKFPNIPCKRAFSSFVTLDNHLYSLGGLRQGRLYRQPKFLRTMDVFDMEQGGWLKMERSFFLKKRRADFVAGGLSGRVIVAGGLGNQPTVLETAEAFHPEKNKWEALPAMPTPRCACSSIVFKNCLLAVGGVSQGLSDAVEALYVSDS; this comes from the exons ATGGAGGTGCCCAATGTCAAGGACTTTCAGTGGAAGCGCCTTGCTCCACTGCCTAGCCGCCGGGTCTACTGCTCACTGCTGGAGACCGGAGGGCAGGTCTATGCCATCGGGGGATGTGATGACAATGGGGTCCCGATGGACTGCTTCGAGGTCTACTCCCCCGAGGCCGACCAATGGacctccctgccctccctgcccACAGCCAGGGCCGGGGTAGCGGTTACTGCCCTAGGAAAGCGGATTATGGTGATCGGGGGTGTGGGCACCAATCAACTGCCTCTGAAGGTCGTGGAAATGTACAATATCGATGAGGGCAAGTGGAAGAAGAGGAGCGTGCTGCGTGAGGCTGCCATGGGCATTACTGTAACAGCTAAAG atTATCGAGTGTATGCTGCAGGTGGGATGGGCCTGGACCTTCGTCCACACAACTACTTGCAACACTATGACATGCTAAAGGACATGTGGGTGTCGCTGGCACCCATGCCCACTCCGAGATATGCTGCCACCTCCTTCCTCCGGGGCTCCAAGATCTATGTGCTGG GGGGACGACAGTCTAAGTATGCGGTCAACGCCTTTGAGGTCTTTGACATAGAATCTCGGTCCTGGACCAAGTTCCCCAACATTCCCTGTAAGCGGGCTTTCTCCAGCTTTGTGACCCTGGACAACCACCTGTACAGCCTGGGAGGCCTGCGACAGGGTCGTCTCTATCGGCAGCCCAAGTTCCTCCGGACAATGGATGTGTTCGACATGGAACAGG GGGGATGGCTGAAGATGGAGCGCTCCTTCTTCCTCAAGAAGCGCCGGGCAGACTTCGTGGCTGGTGGCCTGAGCGGTCGGGTCATAGTGGCTGGGGGACTCG GAAACCAGCCCACTGTCCTGGAGACGGCAGAAGCGTTCCACCCAGAGAAGAACAAGTGGGAGGCCCTCCCCGCCATGCCCACCCCCCGCTGTGCCTGCTCCAGCATTGTCTTCAAGAACTGCCTCCTGGCGGTGGGGGGTGTCAGCCAGGGTCTGAGTGACGCGGTGGAGGCGCTGTACGTCTCTGACTCCTAG